Sequence from the Rutidosis leptorrhynchoides isolate AG116_Rl617_1_P2 chromosome 3, CSIRO_AGI_Rlap_v1, whole genome shotgun sequence genome:
gtttttagtttaagaaaatatggagtaaaaatgagttaaaatggtccttatttataagcttataattttgacttttagtgaaaatatctaagataagttaaattgtattaagtcatgtatgacatattaaattgattaagtcatggatgacatattacacaaataattgtagatttctattggtatataccaatagtaaatacttctagaagccgtgtataatacaggtaaaaataccatatgaatgcgagtagaacggaaatacgagtatagctatcctttatatgtattggtatattataaagtgtattcaatacttgtaaggatgtatttacactcgtaatacattatatgtaaatacattttaacataagttaattacatcgtttaaatagtaatatatatatatatatatatatatatatatatatatatatatatatatatatatatatatatatatatatatattgtttaaaaactctttaaattagtagtatgaaaatatatatataatactttgttaatatacttaatgagatatttaattatcatattttcaagttaaatatatataaatccatatatatacacaataattaaacaattaaacaattaaattaagttatgacgttcgtgaatcgtcggaataaaagggtgaccaaaagcttgtgtaaaactcttttcggaggttcaagatttattaaaattcattgcttatcaagtcgaaattatataaagattaagtttaaatttggtcggaaattttcgggtcgtcacaccgttTTAGattactcgagcagcactccgtcgtagtattttatgtatataataatactaatactaatactaataatactgtagtagtaataataataataataataataataataataataataataataataataataataataataataataataataataatataaatatcgaGAGATAGATGGATATGTGGATTCggcagaaatgatctagctttatagCCCTGGACTGAATTTTTGATACTCCGCGATCGTGAAGGTATTAAGCCTACTAGCTCCGCGATCGCGAGCCTATTGGTTCCAGCTCATACATGATTATCTCGTGGGCTGCCgacacttatattattattatatttatatttatttaatttatataattaattatatattatattatatttacgtgcatagttaacttgtaaattcAGTTCCAAAGACTCGTATGTTGACACACGACTATagtctcggtttcggtttctcgaacgccttttcgtatacttagaaaactagtactttatgtttcgtgtattgtacatttatcaaaatatagacttaaatcattagtaaactatattacacgaagtgtaacttatgcatttgagtgttttggtcctttgcttctataaatcatcgtctcgttgtatatacatattatcgaaatgaatttgaaatatttatttaacaatataatatatagtttttcaaaactaatgatattcaaaacttatatattttgaaatcgtttaaataataagaaatattatttcgtaacatttgtattttaaggtttaaaattgatataattcatAACGTTCATAAAggtattttaataatcaaattattttatattcagaatcattttattacaaaggttataatagtagaagttgttatgtcataatacgttcttaataataaaagtctattatatcgaaaaatgttttcaTTTAAGTAACActatatatatacctttataatataaagcttaaattatgctaattctatataatcaatttacctttataaataacaaattacaataattcagtttttgaaatcgttttcttaCGTTTGAAAATAGGTCAgtagaatattatgaaatccagttctccactaacttttgtctaaccttcgtcaattgacacatttgttcttacttgtaaatcactttactaattattccgaataccattaacaAGAGAAAagattttctaaatcaaagtggacctctcaacagagactcacaatcatacaatgtatctgattaatcaatcatttgatatcatcttctaattccatcgataaacatcttgaaacaaatacgttcatgtaaagtattatatgtttaatactttgataacgttttcaagtaataatatatatatacatatatataatcatatttaattatataatggttcgtgaatcgtcgaaatttggtcgaggttaaatgaatgtatggacacagttttaaaatccttgagattcaatttaacaaatatttgtttattgtgtcggaataatataaagattgaagtttaaatttggtcgaaaatttccgggttgtcacagtacattACACACCTTAAATCATCTATGTATCTATTTTCTCATATTCATCTTTCAAATAATGTAGGAGCATCTTGAACATCTTGCTCGCATTGAATATTTGTGTTCTACAATTTTGAAAATTGTTTACTTTTTAACTTAAATTCCTAGTTAAATTAAATAACACTGTTGGATTTGAAGGTCACTAAAAAATACAAAGTTGAATTAAACCAATGTTTAACGTATAGACAAATATGCAAGGCTAATTAATATCCATTCATATATAAAACACTTTTTCAATAACAAAATTACGTCAAACTATAGTTCACAATAAGTCATGAAGAAATAGTTCATTTTATTTCTAATTAGCATTCACAAATTCTATCATGAAACTacaatttatattttaatataattggtaagtggtggtggaggttcttaACCGAATCCACTTCCTTATGGGTTAAAGTCATTAGAAGCATTTGTGGGTCATCGGGGCTACTCAATTCAGGGGCGGGGGGGTCACTTAATTTATCTCATGTGTCTACTTGGAGTACCATTGTCAAAACAGGTTATGAACTTGATAAGCTTGGAATCGGTTTCACCAAGGCTTTCAAAAAAGAGATCGGGAACGGCAAGGACACGTTTTTTTGGCTTGACTCATGGTTGACTGATATTCCACTCAGCGAAAGATACAGCAGGTTGTTTAGATTGGAGTAAGTACCGGATGTTTCGGTTCAGGATCGACTGATATGGAATGGTGAGGCGTGTACCGGATTCTGGAATTGGAGGCGAGCTCCACGGGGTAGAACGGAAGCGGAATTAAATGATTTGGTGCGGTTACTATAGGGTTTTTCGAGTACAAATACGGGCGATGATCGATGGATTTGGACCTTCGGTGCAAATGGCATCTTCACAACTAAGTGTCTTTCGAAGTTGATACGCTCAAAAATTAATAATTCGACTCCGGTGGGGAATGCAACTTTGAGAAACATTTTAGTGCCTAAGAAGGTGGGTATCTTCATTTGGAGGACTTTGTTGGGTCGAATCCTTGTATTGTCGGAACTTGACAAAAGGGGAATCGATCTCCACTCCGTCCGATGACCACTTTGTGACGACGGTATAGAGACGGTGGCTCATGCGGTTCTTCATTGTCAAAATAATGTTGAGATATGGAATCGATTGTATGATTGGTTTGGCTTATCTCGTGTAACCTTGGACTTTAGCAACGTTTTTCGTGGTCAAACATCTTTACAAAGGAAGAGGGGGCTAAGGTATGGCAAGTGGTTGAGTGGACATGCGGCTATCTTATATGGAAAAATAGAAACAAGAAAGTCTTCAAGAGTTCGAGTTGAAATCCACCGGTGGCTTTAAACGAAATTTAAGTCAAATCATTTGAGTGGATCTCAAAAAGGTGCAAAACTTTAGAGATCGATTGGCATTCGTGGCTAACAAATCCGAAAAAATTCATTGTGTGAATGTCTCTTGGAAATATATGTGGTAATTTAGTGTAGGATACTATCTTAGCATCCTCTTGTATATAATGAGATGTATGGTTTGTGTGAAATATGTATCGTGTATAATTTTCATTGAGTAATAAaagtttgcttttcaaaaaaaaaaatatattaatataatcaaTTATGCAAAGACATCAAATCATAGGCTCATAACTAagggtgttcataatatccgaatccgTAACTCGAATAATCcgaaaatccgatccgaaaatatccgaaaaatcggatatccggattttcggatatccgaaaatcgaatATCCGATTTTTCGAATTCGGGTTTCGGATGCATTTTTCAAAaagttcggatattcggatatccgaatatccgaaattaaatgggctttgttaatatatttatataatgggaTTTTTTTAGTGGGCTTGGGCTATAACTAATAAATGGGATAAATTGGATAAAAgaagggattatcaccaaaaagcccattttcttgaacttgtttgcgtgagagcccataaaaaaaaaagtttgacaatttgccctcgcaaggagcaagatgcctcttgctcccttgcgccttgcgtccttgtgaCCTTAGTCACACTTGAGAGCAAGAAGCAAAGTGcatcttgctcccaggtggaagcaaggtgcctcttgctcccttgctcccatgtggaagcaaggtgcatcttgctcccttgctcccaggtgaaaGCAAGGACGCAAAGTGCATTTGcttccttgcttccacctgggagcaaaggagcaagaggcaccttgctcccaggtggaagcaagggagcaagaggcaccttgctcctttctctcaagtgtgactaaggtcgcaaggacgcaaggcgcaagggagcaagaggcatcttgctccttgcgagggcaaattgtcaaacttttttttatgggctctcacgcaaacaagttcaaaaaaatggattttttggtgataatcccataAAAGAAGTCTTATATCCCTCCCGACACTTCAATCGATATTTTCCAGAGGTCCAGTTACCAAAATTAAAAACCCTAGATGCGTCGATTCATGGTAACTCGCATCGCATCTCCTTACTGACTTACTGTATCAACGATTCAAGGTAACTCGCGTCGAATCTCATCGCATCTGGTTACCGTATCAACGATTAAAGATATCAACGACTCAAGGTATCAACGATTCAAGGTATCAACGATTCATGGTATCAACGATTTAAGCCTAAGTCAGTTTTCAGTTTTGGTTGAGAATTGAGATACCCAAAATCTCCATTTtttcattttcttcaaaataggaTGTATTTATAATTTAGTTTAATTAGGATATGTTAGTTTTGCTTGAGAGTAtggttaatttttttttaataattttgttTTATACATTTTTTTTACAACAGATGGATAATTTATAATGTCTCTTTCACCGTTGCTAATTTTTTAATATATCTTTGATCAACAACTTTGTTCTATACATGTTTTTTTTTGTGTTTgtcattaatttttatatatataattcggatattcggataatccgaaatccgaatccgaaatttcgaatatccgaatttcggatatccgaaatttcggattcggatttcggatgacTAAaatcactatccgaattttcggatatccgaatttccggatatccggttttgaacacccctacTCATAACGCATATGTTAGTTAAATAGAAATTCTAATTTCACCAAGAAACACACTTTCTAACGCAAATAAAGTTTTGGTTATTACCTTCAAAATCAACTAGTGGTCTGGTTGGGACTTGGGAGAATGTGTTGATTTTTGTATAAATCTACTGCCTAAAAGTTCACCCAAAGTTGTTACCAAAGTAAGGCACTTATAGTCTCTTTTTGTATAGGCCCAACAAGAGTCAATGGGCTTCCCCCAAATTAAACTGTCCAAGAAGCTGTAAACCAGATTCCTCTACAAATCTACAATCAAGATATATTGTACTTACCTCAAGATCAAGATTGTAATTAAACCAGATTCCATTAAAATTTTAGATGTGAATTTGATGCATCTAAATGGTTTGGTAAAGCTAGAGAATCGCTTTATTGGTTACATCACTTCGAAGCTTATTCATCCGGAACTCGACACTTGTGACACTTTTGTGTTTGGTGGTTCACgtgtataaatgaaataataatacggaggagaAAGTTAAAGCGAAAAGGAATAAGACAAAATCGACGATGGACCAACTTCCATCCCATTATGTTGTCTTCTGTACTGGATGCAAGTTAACATTCCATTTATTAACATACCAGAATAAGTACATTTTCGACACCTGGCTTTAAGAATCCCATTTAGAGACATTGTTGCATATGCCTTGTATAGAAAGCTAGCATCCCCTTTCCACGTCTATCTATATCAATCATATGTTATACTTATATTCCTTTACACcacattattattatatcattctcAACTGATGTATCCATTTATACGCGTATATGTAACACAACAGACATGTAAAAAGTGTGATTCCTATCAAACTAGAATCAGATGAAAGCTAGAATTCTAAAGATGATTCAGGTAGATGATATAATTATAACAGAACCTATCAACATATTTTAATTTCCTGATCATTAATTCTAGCTCTGGGATCCATAAGACTTGTTGATTGAAAGTTTAACGCTTTTCAGACTAAATAATGAAAAGGTGTAATTCACCAAGAACATAAAAGAGTATATATATGTCACAGGTGGGAAAATGGAATGGGGAAAGGCAGTAGTACCTTTATTCTTGATTTGCAATTGCAAGGTGTTCCTTTGCATCCAATAAGCCTTAGACATGAAAATTTCCTGATTTGGTAATATTATAAGGTAATGATGATTAATACGAGTAGAATACAACTTGAATATGGTAGTGAATCTTTTTAGCTCTTATGATTAACCCACCCAAACACTTCCCATTTTCATGCACCTGTCCTCCCACAGTTTTTGTGTCTATAAAAGGGACCTTAGACATTGTTTCAATATATAGCATACCATCTAGATAACAATTGATATTTACAGTTAAATATCTAAGTCACAGTAACTTTTGGTGGTATTAAAATGTCACTTGTAGTAGGAAGGGTGATAGGCGATGTTGTCGACCAATTCACACCAAGTTTGACAATGGATGTAACCTACAATTCTCATCACACGGTCTTTAATGGTCACGAGCTGAAGCCTAACATCATTACGTGTAAACCACATGTTCAAATTGGTGGTGTAGACATGAGATCTTCTTACACTCTTGTAACGCTCAATCTCTTTACAATTcataaaaatatctatatataagcATTCTTTGAcataatatttctttttctttttttacttGAAGATCTTGACTGATCCGGATGCTCCAAGTCCAAGTGATCCTTACTTAAGAGAACATCTCCATTGGTTAGCATCATGAATTGAAGCTCTGCTTCcgcttcttcaatttaaattttttttttttttttttccttgctATTACATAATTGTATAATCAAAATCAACTGAACAGCATTTGGCATAATGTGAGTTAATCAAACTCTTTTGTTTCAGGATCGTTACTGACATTCCTGGTACAACTGATGCTACTTTTGGTACGTCCTGCATAACTATATACTCGTATTAATATATTCGCGTACTTTAGATATTCGCTAGTACTAATTAAATATATGTCTTTATTCGAGGGTTGCCTTTATGGATGACTGTTTATGTATAAATATGTTTACTTTATGTTTAAAATACAAACAACAATGAATGATGCATAAAAATCATCCTTAAATACAACTCTACTAGTTGTTATGAATAAATCTGGTTTTATATATGCtaaattatttaaattttaaactATATATTGACACATAATTACAGGAAGGGAGATTGTGAGCTATGAAAAACCAAATCCGGTGATAGGAATTCATCGATATGTATTCTTATTATTCAAACAACGAGCAAGGCAATCAGTGAGGCCACCGGTATCTAGAGATTGTTTCAATACTCGCGTCTTCTCTCAGCAAAACGACTTGGGCTTACCGGTTGCTGCTGTGCACTTCAATGCTCAAAGAGAAAATGCAGCCCGTAGACGTtaactcatattattattattattatactctgcatatatatttatacacttaaaTAAAGACAATAAGACAGATAGTTTATACTTCTCGTAATGCACTTTTCATGTTTGTAATGTAAATATATTTGTTGTGTTCTACATACAAGTTTAATAAGTAATGCAGTGGTATTGTTTCCATTTTTTgtaattttccagttccaaaaaaaTTTCTGTTGTTAATACTCAAAAACCAAACCATGTAACATTAAGCCAGAAACATTTTAAACTGGAATTTGGAACTTGAATAAATTAAATTCCATCAAAGTAGATTAATACTCAATGTACTCCCATGAATTGCAAGTAATAATATACTGTAATATGAAATGATTAAAACTGAAGAAATTCCATCGATAATTCAAGATTCTTAGTTTTCACATTGTTTGGATTAATAATAAATTTGCAACTGTGTCCCCAAAATTTTACCCTTAATGTAAAAGGCCACACTAAAGACAATATACCCAGAGTGTGAAGATTTGTGTGAGTTAGTCTTCCTTGATTATCTTACAGATTGGCTTGATTACAGCATATGATTTACCTTTTAACACAAATTACTTCACCTTGATTATCTTACAGATTAGTGAATGCAAGAAAAAAGTTGTACATACAAATTCATTTTGTGAACTCTGCTAGAACCGAAAGCCCTCTATACAGGCATGTTTCATCATATGTTTTAATTCATGAAACTAGGTATTAGATTCACCAAAATTATCTCATTTATTTTCTTACCAAAATGTAAACATTTACAGCATTAAGAACATCAAGACATAACAGCAAAACCAACCAACGCGACGCCATTATGGTTAATAAGTGAACACCACCTTACTTACTGAAACATCTCTCAGACCAGGTATCTGAATGAACCAAATAACGTCTCTGCCTTGGTGCACTGAGTGACCTCACCCTTGCTTGAGATGATTGTGTGCTGGCCATATAGTTTGGGTGACTTGGGTAGTATCCAAATATCCCCTGTGGGTATTCTTCACCTTTATTAGCTACACCAAACGGGCTTCTTTTGTGACCACTTCTGGGCCTAGACGATGCAGAATTCAACTGATGGTTTGTTCCAGGACTCTGTGCCACCTTTTCTGTTCCCCAATCTGAATCCAATGACGAAAGGTCAGTAGTGAAACGTGTGGTCATATTCGATTTCTGAGACTTTGTTGAAGTAGTGCTCTGTTTTGGCTTCCAAGTATCAACTTCAAGAATCTTGTCACTTTTATCATCACATTTGCTTGTCCAGGATGTATCCTCCATCCAACTGTCTAACCAGTTTGGCCCGTTTCTATGTTTTCGTTCTTCAACAAAAGAACCCTTCAAATAGGACATTGAGCTAGACCGCTTTGTTGTCAAGAAATCAGTATTTACTTCAGTAATGATTACatatatataacataaaaataaaataaaaaagaaacaaCTTTTTACCAGATGGTGGTGGGATCGCGAGGATTTGATGCTTGAATGAGGTGATGAGGAGGTGTAGGCTCGATTGGCAAGGGCTCGAGCCTGGAGACGAGCCATGGCTTGCATTCGTCGAAGCATGTCTGCGCTCTGTTTACGCACAATGTGGCCTCGCACAAGTGCCTGAAGCTTCACCAATCCTTTTAGTGCTTTCAGTGCTCTCCTAGCCTACACATTCAACAACCAATTTTAATTACCTGATGTAATTTCTTTTAGAACAGTAAATACATATATGTAGCAGATCGTAAATACATGTCTCAGGTAAAAATTTTAAACTCGCATAAAATTTTTTAGCGACTTAATCTCGTGCTACTAGATAAAAAACTCCTCAGTTTTACCAACTATTACAGAATCTAATTATATGGTTTTAACAATGGACCCTAGGCTTGGCTGTATCATCCAGGCCCCAGCATAAAGGTACTTGCTGTACAAATTAGtgtcataagtttaataataataagattaaagcAGCAGTAGAATTAAAGCTAAagcaattattaataacaataacatttagGGACAATAGTTTGGTACATGGAGTTTATAAGTATTTTATACTATCATATTATACTACCCCACTTTATTGGTTAAACAACCCCTTGTTCCCAATAAAGTGTATTTCAACATATTAAATGTACAAGTTCTCCGATCTACATTTAGGGACAATAAGGTTTTTCTTTCTAGACTATCCATAGATGGAATATTTGGTGTAGAATTGTAATCCCTTGAATTCAacaatttgcttgaaattcaatggGCCAATCaaagcgcgacatgtggcgcaacaatcacatgtgattgaaaaaaattgtcaatttttttttattaatttttttgttcgatttttttttttgaaaaaaatatatatatatatatttttaaatttaacatgtcaaattcaatcacacgtgattgtaaaacccaatcacatgtgattctgcatgtcaaatccaatcacatttaATTGAAAAAGACAATTTTCAAACTTTTTTTTTCTCGAAAGaaatttttttcgattttttttaattacatgtgattggattttacaatcacatgtgatttaatgcatatcaaatccaatcacatgtgattgtcgcgccgcATGTGGCACTTTGATTGGTcctttgaatctcaacttaaaagttggattCATTTGAATATTTCACTATTTGGTGTATACTATATCTTGCCGGATTATCACGTGATAATTCTCATACGATAGATAACATTTGTATGGGTTAAGTGTAAAATTTATACATTAACATCCATAGTTTAGCTTGTAGTAACATATTTGTCGTAACATTGTATGTATTTtttgttagtttttttttttttgttgaaaagtaaacaatataataataataataattattattattattaagataaacaaTTACAATAGATACAACTTGTGTGTATTTAAACTATTTATTGCTATCATATGTATTTTTTTGCTACTTGACTTGCATGTTAAGTGTGTATCAGGGGGCCATCGCAACAAGTTCATGCTACCAAATACATACAACAATAAAAAATGGAAAATTAAAAATTAAAGAGCTCGAACTCAACTCATTTTGAGCGTAATATATTAAACTCGGGCTTGGCTAGGCTCCTTTGTACTCTCCATATGTATAATACTCCGTAGTTATTATTATATACTctatattatattatcataaagaatattaatattaattattaattatatgtatataaatgaaaTGATTGTTTAGGCTTGCAAGCTTGTTTGAGCTCGGTATAAGAAGTTCTGGCTCATTTGCTAAACGATCTTTAACGTAAACTCAAGTTTGGGC
This genomic interval carries:
- the LOC139895660 gene encoding CEN-like protein 1: MSLVVGRVIGDVVDQFTPSLTMDVTYNSHHTVFNGHELKPNIITCKPHVQIGGVDMRSSYTLILTDPDAPSPSDPYLREHLHWIVTDIPGTTDATFGREIVSYEKPNPVIGIHRYVFLLFKQRARQSVRPPVSRDCFNTRVFSQQNDLGLPVAAVHFNAQRENAARRR
- the LOC139895661 gene encoding protein IQ-DOMAIN 24-like, translating into MGKTTKWFRSLFGGKKSSKRPPPENQSYGKQSDDNKHAIAVAAATAAVAEAALAAAHAAAHAAAEVVRLTSGGGYGSRAYYDGERLRGVAAVKIQSTFRAYLARRALKALKGLVKLQALVRGHIVRKQSADMLRRMQAMARLQARALANRAYTSSSPHSSIKSSRSHHHLRSSSMSYLKGSFVEERKHRNGPNWLDSWMEDTSWTSKCDDKSDKILEVDTWKPKQSTTSTKSQKSNMTTRFTTDLSSLDSDWGTEKVAQSPGTNHQLNSASSRPRSGHKRSPFGVANKGEEYPQGIFGYYPSHPNYMASTQSSQARVRSLSAPRQRRYLVHSDTWSERCFSK